TGTCTCCTGGTAATGAGTGTGAAAATAAATACCAGAGTTGGCCAATGGAAAAGTCTTGACCGTGGCAATCAACTCGAAATTTTTAAAACTATCCTTTAATTGATCTCCAACATAAAATAAGTGATTGCGTTTTCCTACTGCTTGTAGCATTCCATCAACCACTGTCCAGGTGCCTACATTTTCTGTTGAGGATTTCCAGCCGGTCATGTCTTTGCCACTGATGAGCTCGACCCACTCCGAATTTGCAGGGGCTGGATCTGCCGTGGCAGGTGCCTTCTCATTTTTGCAAGACAATGCGATAAGGAATGTAAGGAGTAGTATTGAAAAAATATTGATTTTCATGTTATTGTATTTTATTTTTATAAATATCAACAGGCCAACATCCGAAAAAATGCATCAGATTATTCCTGTCAATTTATTTCTGGTTTCTTTTGTATTTGGATTTTTTTCAGCAAGGCTATTCAAAAGTGTCAGTTCAATTCCAGTATTACTTAGACGATTTAAGGTCAATAGATCACCATGGATGCCCTCTGTGTATTTTAATCTAATCTTCAACACATCGTTGCCTTCAGTACCGGCAGTAGCTGCTACCATGGAAGGCACCAGGCTACGGTAATCCCCGGAGAAAGGGTTCAATATTCGTTGACTATTGGATATCCAGGCATTCCAGCCGAAGGGAATAGCTATTTTAGCACCCGCAGAGGCTGATTTGTTCAAAATGATCTCACCGCCTTGATCACTAGTGTTGATTTGAATCGAATGCCATCCCCAGGGATTTTCCTTCAATTGATATGTCTGGTTGTTTAATTCTTTGACCAATGGAGAAGTCGATTCACCTAGTTTCGCATTCAGAGTCAGATTATTACTGAATTGCAGTACCTTTTCTTGCACCGATTTGTCCTTTTTCAGAGGGCCATCTTTGATGCCCGGCAATATATGATCCCAAAGTAAAGTCATTTGTTTCTGCATATCTGTGCTTTCAGAATTGACAGCGATGACGGCATCATACTGGGGCATGACGATACAAAACTGACCAAAGGCTCCATCTCCCCGGTAAAAACCCGGCTTGCATCGCCAAAACTGGTACCCATAGCCCTGGGACCAATCACCATCACCCGGATTGGAAGTTATATGTGAAGTAGTCGCTTCATCTACATAAGCTGAATTGATCAATTGTTTTCCTTGCCATAGTCCTTTGTTTAAATATAACTGACCAAACTTGATGATATCCCGGGTAGTCACCCTCAGGCCATAGCCGGCGACATTGACTCCTTCAGGACTTTCCTCCCAATCAGCCTGGGTGATACCGAGTGGTTTGAAAAGACGGGGAGTGAGATAATCAAACATTTTTTGCCCCGTCACTTTTGTCAGGATAGCACTGCACATATAGCTGGCTCCTGTATTGTACAAAAAATGCGTACCCGGCTCTTTTTCCAATGGTCTGTCAAAAAAAGTCTTTACCCAGGACACTCCTTCTGCTGCACGCATCGGTCCCATGGTGTCCGAAGTATGTCCTGAGGCCATATTGAGCAGATGCCTGATCTCCAGCCTGGCCTGATAGTCTGATACCGACACAGGCAAGTGCTCCGGAAAAAACGAGATGACCTTATCAGTTAGTTTAAATCTGCCTTCCTGCACCGCCATGCCGATGGCTGTACTTGTAAAGCTTTTACTCAATGAATATAAAGTGTGAATATGATCTGGGGTAAATGGATTCCAATAAGCTTCTGAGATGACTTTGCCATGCCGCATCAACATAAATGCGTGGTGCTCCAGACCACTTGCGTTGGCAGCTTGTAAATAATGCAGGATTGCTTCACTGGATACACCCTGGCTCTCAGGCGTTGCAGAGGCCATGCCTTTTTTGGTTTCTAAAAATGGAGTTACTGACGGCAAAACACCAGCACCAAGGATCAAAGCACCTGATTGATTTAAAAAATATCTTCTGGATGACATATCGAATGATTATGGATTAAATATAAGTGTGAATACCCGCATTCATTTATTTCATATTGCAAATAATTGTTGCTTGCTGCTTTTAGCGAAGCTAACTACAACGATTTTATCCCAAAGTATCATCATCCTATGTCAAAGCAGAAAGCGACTTTCTTTGTCAAAATGGCTAAAAAGGGTGTAAACTGATAAAGATATACCCATTACCCTTTTTGAATTTGTCTAACATCCTCCTTTTTTTTTAAATTTAGATTGCTTAATACTATTTTTTAAAAATTGTAAACCTCTATTATGAAAAAGTTAGGAATCGGCGCACTCGTAGGCGGCATCATCTTATTTCTGTGGCAGTTTTTGTCCTGGTCTGTACTCAATGTCCACAGCTCCATGCAGGCCTATACGCCAAAGCAGGACGAAGTACTTAAAGCCCTTAATGAAAACCTGGAGGAAGGCTTTTATTATATGCCTAATACACCTCCCGGGCAAGAACATGAAAATCCTATGGAAGCATATGTCGGTAAACCCTGGGCACAGGTTTATTACCACAAGGCCTATAATGCCAGCATGGGTGCCAATATGGGGCGAGGTCTATTCGTCGACATCATAGCAGTCTTGTTATTGGCATGGTTGCTCCTGAAAATGAACAATACGAATTTTCAGTCGATTCTATTGTCCAGCCTTGCGGTTGGAATGATCGGTTATCTGACCACTGTCTATACCAACTCGATCTGGTTCCAGACGCATACCATGGGTGACTTGATAGATAGTATCGTATCCTGGGGATTGGTAGGTGCCTGGCTGGGATGGTGGCTGAAGCGGTGACAAGGCCTATGGTTGTGTGGGCAATCGTTTATCCATCGTATTAAACCACCATGGTGGAATTAACGACAATAAAATAGAAGCAGGATAACCATGCGCTAGTTTAGGACTGTCAGCCTTAAAGCTCAATCTCTGATAAGGAGTAGTAGCATTGGTATGATGATCTGCATGCCGGGTAAGTTCGTACAGAAATATTCTGCCTAAAGGCTGATCTGCATCCCAGGAAAGTCCGTCATGGATCGGTCCCGGACTACCTTTTTCGTCCACCGTACGCATTAAACCATAATGTTCTATATAGTTGACACATTCCAGAAATAGAAAACCAACGATAGCAATCACCATCGCCATGATCATTGCATAAAATGAAAATAAAACAAAGATGCCAGCCAGATAAACCAAACTGACCAGCAGAAACCAGATCATCAAATTGTGCCTGCCGTAGACAGGTCGATTTATTGATCGCAATCTTTCTTTCTCAAATTGCCAGGCATGCCGGTAGGAGTCTGTAACTGATCTAACCCAAAAACTGTAGATCGGTTCACCCCGCCGGGCTGTAGCCGGATCTTGCGGGGTGGCAATATATCTGTGATGTCCCTTATTATGCTCGATAAAAAAATGCAAATACAATGCAGGCAATAATAAACTCCATGACATCCATCTGTGGTAGGACTCGCGCCGATGCCCCAATTCATGCGCTACATTGATCCCTGCTGTCCCGATGACCAACCCTACGCTGAATATAAATCCGATATGTTCTGCCAAAGTCAGACCAGAAGTATATTGGACCGT
The window above is part of the Saprospiraceae bacterium genome. Proteins encoded here:
- a CDS encoding alkane 1-monooxygenase yields the protein MTKWKYLLAYAAPASAIAGLYFKGWAAPGAMYIGFVLIPLIEGLFFNKMKRPAKPESIHESPVLFNLFLYLNLPLLYFIVFYYLYTVQYTSGLTLAEHIGFIFSVGLVIGTAGINVAHELGHRRESYHRWMSWSLLLPALYLHFFIEHNKGHHRYIATPQDPATARRGEPIYSFWVRSVTDSYRHAWQFEKERLRSINRPVYGRHNLMIWFLLVSLVYLAGIFVLFSFYAMIMAMVIAIVGFLFLECVNYIEHYGLMRTVDEKGSPGPIHDGLSWDADQPLGRIFLYELTRHADHHTNATTPYQRLSFKADSPKLAHGYPASILLSLIPPWWFNTMDKRLPTQP
- a CDS encoding serine hydrolase, whose protein sequence is MSSRRYFLNQSGALILGAGVLPSVTPFLETKKGMASATPESQGVSSEAILHYLQAANASGLEHHAFMLMRHGKVISEAYWNPFTPDHIHTLYSLSKSFTSTAIGMAVQEGRFKLTDKVISFFPEHLPVSVSDYQARLEIRHLLNMASGHTSDTMGPMRAAEGVSWVKTFFDRPLEKEPGTHFLYNTGASYMCSAILTKVTGQKMFDYLTPRLFKPLGITQADWEESPEGVNVAGYGLRVTTRDIIKFGQLYLNKGLWQGKQLINSAYVDEATTSHITSNPGDGDWSQGYGYQFWRCKPGFYRGDGAFGQFCIVMPQYDAVIAVNSESTDMQKQMTLLWDHILPGIKDGPLKKDKSVQEKVLQFSNNLTLNAKLGESTSPLVKELNNQTYQLKENPWGWHSIQINTSDQGGEIILNKSASAGAKIAIPFGWNAWISNSQRILNPFSGDYRSLVPSMVAATAGTEGNDVLKIRLKYTEGIHGDLLTLNRLSNTGIELTLLNSLAEKNPNTKETRNKLTGII